A single window of Mycolicibacterium madagascariense DNA harbors:
- a CDS encoding TetR/AcrR family transcriptional regulator codes for MGATPDKLRRPGYAPPANVGVGRRGLHTRERILASAAKVFLANGFHGTSLDTIAKAAKASRATVYQYFAGKEDIFRELSATSEREVLAHGERLGALGPTADGVEALHEWLAEWADLYDAHAAVFAEFPGIGTPTGLSVIDAGAVAEAYRLEVTDRLRRVDLGGLDVHDGAAALGRIPHMVNLYRCRAMLPLPERSVLTSSLTVALQLMLFPDTPDDALRALPDAAPPTSDVTDDDPAPVPADVVPLSPIAHDVLSVSSTLFAERGYYAVGMEDIAAAADVSRATLYRYFSTKENILAELTRRAVLEIEAHAAALPGTAAATLAGWMLGYVRFHREYRGVIRAWFDGTVADQLNDAAVEHGIGAVHHAVAALLASVDLPPGIDARAAGAVFLAVLGRMSEPTGAPTRDDEGAADLMVTLLRRSLLRSL; via the coding sequence ATGGGCGCGACTCCGGACAAGCTGCGGCGTCCCGGATATGCACCCCCCGCCAACGTCGGCGTCGGTCGTCGCGGTCTGCACACGCGCGAACGCATTCTGGCGAGCGCGGCGAAGGTGTTCCTGGCCAATGGCTTTCACGGGACGTCACTGGACACCATCGCCAAGGCAGCCAAGGCCTCGCGCGCGACGGTCTACCAGTACTTCGCGGGCAAGGAGGACATCTTCCGGGAGCTGAGCGCGACGTCGGAGCGCGAGGTGCTCGCACACGGCGAGCGACTCGGCGCCCTCGGCCCGACCGCCGACGGGGTCGAAGCCCTCCACGAGTGGCTGGCGGAATGGGCCGACCTCTACGACGCGCACGCGGCCGTCTTCGCCGAGTTTCCCGGCATCGGCACGCCCACCGGGCTATCCGTCATCGACGCCGGCGCGGTGGCCGAGGCCTACCGCCTCGAGGTGACCGATCGGCTTCGCCGGGTGGACCTCGGCGGCCTCGACGTGCACGATGGGGCCGCCGCTCTCGGCCGAATCCCCCACATGGTCAACCTCTACCGGTGCCGCGCGATGCTTCCCCTGCCCGAGCGCTCGGTGCTCACGTCCTCACTGACCGTCGCTTTGCAACTGATGCTCTTCCCCGACACCCCCGACGACGCGCTGCGGGCCCTTCCCGACGCCGCGCCGCCGACGTCCGACGTGACGGACGATGACCCTGCCCCGGTGCCCGCCGACGTCGTGCCACTGTCCCCGATCGCGCACGACGTCCTCTCGGTCAGCTCGACGCTGTTCGCCGAACGCGGGTATTACGCGGTCGGCATGGAGGACATCGCCGCGGCCGCCGACGTCAGCCGCGCCACGCTGTACCGCTACTTCAGCACGAAGGAGAACATCCTCGCCGAGCTGACCCGCCGGGCCGTGCTCGAGATCGAGGCGCACGCGGCGGCGCTGCCGGGGACCGCTGCGGCCACCCTCGCCGGGTGGATGCTGGGCTACGTCCGGTTCCACCGTGAGTACCGCGGGGTCATCCGCGCCTGGTTCGACGGCACGGTCGCCGATCAACTCAACGATGCCGCCGTCGAGCACGGGATCGGCGCCGTTCACCACGCGGTGGCCGCGTTGCTCGCCTCCGTCGACCTGCCGCCGGGAATCGACGCTCGAGCAGCCGGCGCGGTGTTCCTCGCGGTGCTCGGCCGCATGAGCGAACCCACCGGGGCGCCGACGCGCGACGACGAAGGCGCCGCCGACCTCATGGTGACCCTGCTGCGCCGGTCGCTGTTGCGGTCGCTCTAG
- a CDS encoding acyl-CoA synthetase yields MNSPTPPTNGAARETVDEDDHDLLTFGEAGERLRLEVAAARAEVERLRGSGSAEELDKASARLDALSAAAARNTAQPINDANFEKFFGYPGKAKRNLPGPSPT; encoded by the coding sequence ATGAATTCCCCCACCCCGCCCACGAATGGTGCAGCGCGAGAGACCGTCGACGAGGACGATCACGACCTCCTGACGTTCGGCGAAGCAGGAGAGCGACTGCGGCTCGAAGTCGCCGCGGCAAGAGCCGAGGTCGAGCGGTTGCGGGGGTCTGGTTCGGCCGAGGAACTGGACAAGGCGAGCGCCCGCCTCGACGCCCTCAGCGCGGCGGCGGCGCGCAACACCGCCCAGCCGATCAACGACGCCAACTTCGAGAAGTTCTTCGGTTATCCGGGCAAGGCCAAGCGCAACCTGCCGGGACCGTCGCCGACGTGA
- a CDS encoding amidohydrolase family protein, with the protein MPLQDHHQIVSVDDHLVEHPRVWQDRLPQKYLEQGPRIVEENGMHLWHYDGSVFPTIGLNAVAGKPPEEWGMDPVRYEDMIPGCYDPVARVADMDLDGVQSALCFPSFPGFGGGTFQRANDKDLALLCVKAWNDFYIDEWCAVAPERYIPLAILPTWDIDACVAEAERVAAKGARTISFPDSPVPLGLPSFHSDHWDGLWQVCSDAQMPVSLHFGSGSFVPGFSFSTIKPVPGQMAVMDAPFAVATALFSTNLMWSTVDLLFSGKLQQFPGLQISLAEGGIGWVPYILERTDYVWERHRYYQKIDFDTRPSDLFRKHFWGCFIDDEHGLTNREAIGIDRIMLEIDFPHSDSNWPNSRKRAAEVLADVPDDECALIVEENARRMLHFPRVTADDRTLAAV; encoded by the coding sequence ATGCCGCTTCAGGACCACCATCAGATCGTTTCCGTCGACGACCACCTCGTCGAGCACCCGCGGGTATGGCAGGACCGGCTGCCCCAGAAGTACCTGGAGCAGGGCCCTCGCATCGTCGAGGAGAACGGCATGCACCTGTGGCACTACGACGGTTCGGTGTTCCCGACCATCGGGCTCAACGCCGTCGCCGGGAAGCCGCCGGAGGAGTGGGGCATGGATCCGGTCCGGTACGAGGACATGATCCCCGGCTGCTATGACCCGGTGGCCCGCGTCGCCGACATGGACCTCGACGGCGTGCAGTCGGCGCTGTGCTTCCCGTCGTTCCCCGGGTTCGGTGGCGGCACCTTCCAGCGCGCGAACGACAAGGACCTCGCGCTGCTGTGCGTGAAGGCCTGGAACGACTTCTACATCGACGAGTGGTGCGCGGTCGCGCCGGAGCGCTACATCCCGCTGGCCATCCTGCCCACCTGGGACATCGATGCCTGCGTGGCCGAGGCCGAGCGCGTGGCCGCCAAGGGCGCCCGCACGATCTCGTTCCCGGACAGCCCGGTGCCGCTGGGTCTGCCGTCGTTCCACTCCGATCACTGGGACGGGCTGTGGCAGGTCTGCTCGGACGCGCAGATGCCGGTGTCGCTGCACTTCGGCTCGGGCTCGTTCGTGCCGGGCTTCTCGTTCTCCACGATCAAGCCGGTGCCGGGGCAGATGGCCGTGATGGACGCCCCGTTCGCGGTGGCGACGGCACTGTTCTCCACGAACCTGATGTGGTCGACGGTGGACCTGCTGTTCTCGGGCAAGCTCCAGCAGTTCCCGGGTCTGCAGATCTCGCTCGCCGAGGGCGGAATCGGTTGGGTGCCTTACATCTTGGAGCGCACCGACTACGTCTGGGAGCGGCACCGCTACTACCAGAAGATCGACTTCGACACCCGGCCCTCGGATCTGTTCCGCAAGCACTTCTGGGGCTGCTTCATCGACGACGAGCACGGGTTGACGAACCGCGAGGCGATCGGGATCGACCGCATCATGCTCGAAATCGACTTCCCCCACAGCGATTCCAACTGGCCGAACTCGCGCAAGCGGGCCGCGGAGGTGCTGGCCGACGTTCCCGACGACGAGTGCGCATTGATCGTCGAGGAGAACGCCCGTCGGATGCTCCACTTCCCGCGGGTCACCGCAGACGATCGGACCCTGGCCGCCGTCTAG
- a CDS encoding ferredoxin gives MKVRLEQSKCVGHAQCYAVDPDLFPIDDSGYSILEAHDVAPGDEQATRDGVAACPELALVLEES, from the coding sequence GTGAAGGTTCGTCTCGAACAGTCGAAGTGCGTGGGCCATGCGCAGTGCTATGCCGTCGACCCCGACTTGTTCCCCATCGACGATTCGGGTTACTCGATCCTCGAGGCGCACGACGTTGCGCCGGGGGATGAACAAGCCACCCGGGACGGCGTCGCCGCCTGCCCCGAACTGGCGCTCGTTCTCGAGGAGAGCTGA
- a CDS encoding acyl-CoA dehydrogenase family protein, whose amino-acid sequence MQSCEWRPALEALLSEFVVRRSEAARSGAKPDRIEAGRAWHAELVDHGLAAPGWPRAVGGLELPLADQLDYYRMTTDAGAPPHPCPLSFIVAPTLIAHGTSEQKERFLRPLLRADEFWCQGFSEPGAGSDLSSLSTRAVRDGDVYRVTGQKVWTTMADRADWMFALVRTGSGDKPSDGITYLLIPMKAEGVTVRPLRDVSGAAHFAEVFLDDVEVPVAYRVGDEGEGWSIMRTSLGHERATAFLADEFKYRKTADRVIDLVVSRGLADDPLIRQDVARLETGVRTIAANSARALAAVLRGEDPGGVASVNRLVKSEFEQHMHALALRAVGPHAALGSRARGAIDGGRWTFGYLMSRATTIGAGTAEIQRNTIAESVLGLPSHRGEGTRVATVAPGAPLAVPEDAERELREVLAQTLAATVDVTALLDRTRPIDATEPAVWQALVEFGLPGLAVAESLGGGGAGPRLLYAAIEEAAKALAPAPLVPTVTALDVAVHCGAKDLVRRITAGATAAFAVPLSDAGWTVEGPELPEWDGTVVSGAVPIVAGAPSAEVLVVLARSADGPVLVAVETSADGVEVTAEQPLDLTATIGAVTLTGAAGEVVADGSDVLDVLRGARSQALLAVAADSVGVAARALAMAVQWAGERRQFGRAIGSFQAVSHRCADMLVALEGARSQVLAAADADLEGSAHLAELAAAAALEAGIVVTEGALQVHGGVGFTWEHPVHLLLRRARANAVLVGSPDVLRDNAAAVLLSR is encoded by the coding sequence ATGCAGTCATGTGAATGGCGTCCCGCACTCGAGGCGTTGCTGTCCGAGTTCGTCGTGCGGCGCTCCGAGGCGGCTCGGTCGGGTGCCAAGCCCGACCGCATCGAGGCGGGCCGCGCGTGGCACGCCGAGCTCGTCGACCACGGCCTGGCCGCACCGGGGTGGCCCCGCGCCGTCGGTGGGTTGGAGCTGCCGCTCGCCGATCAGCTGGACTACTACCGGATGACGACGGATGCAGGCGCACCGCCGCACCCGTGCCCGCTGTCGTTCATCGTGGCCCCCACCCTCATCGCGCACGGCACCTCCGAGCAGAAGGAGCGGTTTCTTCGACCCCTGCTGCGCGCGGATGAGTTCTGGTGCCAAGGGTTTTCCGAACCCGGCGCGGGCAGCGACCTGTCGTCGCTCTCGACGCGGGCCGTCCGCGACGGCGACGTCTACCGGGTCACCGGCCAGAAGGTCTGGACCACGATGGCCGATCGCGCCGACTGGATGTTCGCGCTCGTGCGCACCGGGTCCGGCGACAAGCCCAGCGACGGCATCACCTACCTGTTGATTCCCATGAAGGCCGAGGGCGTCACCGTCCGGCCGCTGCGCGACGTCAGCGGGGCTGCGCACTTCGCCGAGGTGTTCCTCGACGACGTGGAGGTGCCCGTCGCCTACCGCGTCGGTGACGAGGGCGAGGGCTGGTCGATCATGCGGACGTCGCTGGGCCACGAGCGCGCCACGGCGTTCCTGGCCGACGAATTCAAGTACCGCAAGACCGCGGACCGGGTCATCGACCTCGTCGTGTCGCGTGGGCTCGCCGACGATCCATTGATCCGCCAGGACGTCGCGCGCCTGGAGACCGGGGTGCGCACGATCGCCGCCAATAGCGCTCGCGCCTTGGCGGCGGTGCTCCGCGGCGAGGATCCCGGCGGGGTGGCGTCGGTGAACCGGTTGGTCAAGTCCGAGTTCGAACAGCACATGCATGCGCTCGCACTGAGGGCGGTCGGTCCGCACGCCGCGCTGGGGAGTCGGGCCCGCGGTGCCATCGACGGCGGCCGGTGGACCTTCGGCTACCTGATGAGTCGCGCCACCACGATTGGCGCGGGAACCGCTGAGATCCAACGCAATACGATCGCCGAGAGCGTTCTCGGGCTGCCGTCACACCGCGGCGAGGGCACGCGTGTGGCCACGGTCGCCCCCGGTGCCCCGCTCGCGGTCCCCGAGGACGCCGAGCGCGAGCTCCGTGAGGTGCTCGCGCAGACCCTGGCCGCCACGGTCGACGTGACGGCGCTGCTGGATCGCACGCGCCCGATCGATGCCACCGAACCCGCGGTGTGGCAGGCGTTGGTCGAATTCGGGCTGCCCGGTCTGGCGGTCGCCGAGTCCCTCGGCGGGGGCGGGGCCGGGCCACGCCTGCTCTACGCCGCCATCGAGGAGGCGGCGAAGGCCCTGGCGCCCGCACCGCTGGTGCCGACGGTGACGGCGTTGGACGTCGCCGTGCACTGTGGCGCAAAGGATCTCGTTCGGCGCATCACCGCGGGCGCGACGGCGGCCTTCGCGGTGCCGCTGTCGGACGCCGGGTGGACGGTCGAGGGACCCGAGCTGCCCGAATGGGACGGCACGGTCGTCAGCGGCGCGGTACCGATCGTGGCGGGTGCGCCCAGTGCCGAGGTGCTGGTCGTGTTGGCGCGCAGCGCGGATGGTCCGGTCCTGGTGGCAGTCGAGACGTCCGCGGACGGGGTCGAGGTGACCGCCGAGCAGCCACTCGATCTCACCGCCACGATCGGTGCGGTGACCCTCACCGGTGCCGCGGGCGAGGTCGTGGCCGACGGTTCCGACGTCCTCGACGTCCTGCGCGGGGCCAGAAGTCAGGCGCTGCTGGCAGTCGCCGCCGACTCGGTCGGCGTGGCTGCGCGCGCGCTGGCGATGGCGGTGCAGTGGGCGGGTGAGCGCCGTCAGTTCGGCAGGGCGATCGGCAGCTTTCAGGCGGTCTCGCACCGCTGCGCCGACATGCTGGTGGCGCTGGAGGGGGCCCGCAGTCAGGTGCTCGCCGCCGCCGACGCCGACCTCGAGGGATCGGCGCACCTGGCCGAGCTCGCCGCGGCGGCCGCACTCGAGGCCGGCATCGTCGTCACCGAGGGCGCCCTGCAGGTCCACGGCGGTGTCGGCTTCACCTGGGAGCACCCCGTTCACCTGCTGCTGCGCCGGGCCCGCGCCAACGCCGTGTTGGTCGGTAGCCCGGACGTCTTGCGCGACAACGCCGCAGCCGTCCTGTTGAGTCGTTGA
- a CDS encoding acyl-CoA dehydrogenase family protein has product MEYGMGPELEAFRAEVRAFVEDFAPPIPPRAGVRSAENEAEFKALQDWTARLFEAGYVGADWPPEYGGRDGRSAEHAIVVGEELARAGVPGVPSGNALASHALIHYGTDEQRAAHLPEIRAARQQWCQLFSEPGAGSDLASLRTKAVLDGDTYTVTGQKVWTTDGHWADYGYLLARTDSEAPKHKGISAFILDMRSAGVTVRPLRELTGTSDFNEVFFDSVEVPATAMIGAPGQGWAIANATLGHERTGVGAAVVKLRLAIDGLIDLARRTQLDGRPAIDSDRVRDRIGEFSAEVEALSALTYANLTRWQRGRERMHDGAMAKLMFSELNLEMARFALEMGGETGVLVEGDPDVPDGGRWQDEWLYARAYTIAGGSSEIMRNLIAERGLGLPRERRS; this is encoded by the coding sequence GTGGAATACGGCATGGGCCCGGAGCTGGAGGCCTTCCGCGCCGAGGTGCGCGCGTTCGTCGAGGATTTCGCGCCACCGATACCGCCGCGGGCGGGGGTGCGCAGTGCCGAGAACGAGGCGGAGTTCAAGGCGCTGCAGGACTGGACCGCTCGACTCTTCGAGGCGGGCTACGTCGGCGCGGACTGGCCCCCCGAGTACGGGGGCCGTGACGGCCGCTCCGCCGAACACGCCATCGTCGTCGGGGAGGAGCTGGCGCGCGCCGGCGTGCCCGGCGTCCCGAGCGGCAATGCCCTTGCCTCCCATGCGCTCATTCACTACGGCACCGATGAACAGCGCGCCGCACACCTACCGGAGATCCGCGCGGCACGACAGCAGTGGTGCCAGCTGTTCAGCGAGCCGGGTGCCGGTAGCGATCTCGCCTCGCTGCGCACGAAGGCCGTGCTCGACGGTGACACCTACACCGTGACCGGTCAAAAGGTGTGGACCACCGACGGCCACTGGGCCGACTACGGATATCTGTTGGCGCGCACCGACTCCGAGGCTCCCAAGCACAAGGGCATCAGTGCGTTCATCCTCGACATGCGCAGCGCCGGCGTCACGGTTCGCCCGCTGCGCGAGCTGACCGGCACGTCGGACTTCAACGAGGTCTTCTTCGACTCGGTCGAGGTGCCCGCCACGGCGATGATCGGCGCGCCGGGGCAGGGCTGGGCGATCGCGAACGCCACCCTCGGGCACGAACGGACCGGAGTCGGCGCCGCGGTGGTCAAGTTGCGACTGGCCATCGATGGGCTCATCGATCTCGCCCGTCGCACCCAACTCGACGGTCGCCCCGCCATCGACAGCGACCGGGTGCGCGACCGGATCGGCGAATTCAGCGCCGAGGTCGAAGCGCTCTCGGCGCTGACCTACGCCAACCTCACCCGCTGGCAGCGCGGCAGGGAGCGCATGCACGACGGCGCGATGGCCAAGCTGATGTTCAGCGAGCTCAACCTCGAGATGGCCCGCTTCGCCCTCGAAATGGGCGGTGAGACGGGCGTCTTGGTCGAGGGCGACCCCGACGTGCCCGACGGCGGCCGTTGGCAGGACGAGTGGCTCTACGCCCGCGCCTACACGATCGCCGGGGGCAGTTCGGAGATCATGCGGAACCTGATCGCCGAACGCGGACTCGGCCTGCCGCGGGAGAGGCGCAGCTGA
- a CDS encoding acyl-CoA dehydrogenase family protein: protein MDFGLTEEQDQLAEAERSWLTRHDPIARVRATLDGAPITVDPDARAHAAESGLLSLLTPEMGGTHVDLAVVAEAHGHAASSLPIADVALATWLLNESGLPRGEFVGLARCADATADGGSLRLTGASSPVPMAADLDAVAIVGLVGDEEFAAVSTAPTTTPMATLDLTRSWARLTSDGVIDEWHTVPTGTVGFVRDALAVHRAFDALGAAERLLQMTVEYAGQREQFGVPIGSFQAVKHHCADMLLAVEAARAALWAGALALDTATGAARTRAASAAAAYAKSAAARVAGTALQVHGGIGFTWEHDLHLLLRRIKVDEAFDGTVTEHRAALVTA, encoded by the coding sequence ATGGACTTCGGATTGACCGAGGAGCAGGATCAACTCGCCGAGGCCGAGCGATCCTGGTTGACCCGTCACGATCCGATCGCCCGGGTCCGGGCGACGCTGGACGGCGCCCCGATCACCGTCGACCCCGACGCGCGTGCCCATGCGGCCGAGTCGGGACTGCTGTCGCTGCTCACTCCCGAGATGGGCGGCACGCACGTGGATCTCGCCGTCGTGGCCGAGGCACACGGCCACGCCGCGAGCTCGCTGCCGATCGCGGACGTGGCCCTCGCCACGTGGCTGCTCAACGAAAGTGGGCTGCCGCGCGGTGAATTCGTCGGACTGGCCCGCTGCGCCGACGCGACGGCCGACGGCGGCTCGCTGCGCCTGACCGGAGCGAGCAGCCCGGTGCCGATGGCGGCCGACCTCGACGCCGTCGCCATCGTCGGACTCGTCGGTGACGAGGAATTCGCCGCCGTCTCGACCGCGCCCACGACGACCCCCATGGCCACCCTGGATCTCACCCGATCGTGGGCCAGGCTCACATCCGACGGGGTGATCGACGAATGGCACACAGTGCCCACGGGCACAGTCGGTTTCGTCAGGGACGCGCTCGCCGTGCACCGGGCCTTCGACGCACTCGGCGCGGCCGAGCGGCTGCTGCAGATGACGGTGGAATACGCCGGACAGCGCGAGCAGTTCGGCGTGCCCATCGGATCGTTCCAGGCCGTCAAGCATCACTGTGCGGACATGCTCCTCGCCGTCGAGGCCGCCAGGGCGGCGCTGTGGGCCGGTGCCCTCGCGCTGGACACCGCGACGGGCGCCGCTCGGACGCGTGCCGCCAGCGCGGCGGCGGCCTATGCGAAGTCGGCCGCGGCGCGGGTCGCGGGCACCGCCCTGCAGGTGCACGGCGGCATCGGATTCACCTGGGAGCACGACCTGCATCTGCTGCTGCGCAGGATCAAGGTCGACGAGGCCTTCGACGGCACGGTCACCGAACACCGCGCAGCGCTCGTCACGGCCTGA
- a CDS encoding cytochrome P450 encodes MAADRGEGWKVLRDAGRVVLVDGIAYLTHREDVLAALRDPGLFSSKKAFDVLGSPLPLVPISFDPPEHTRFRKILQPFFSPSTLKAMLPSLQEQAIAIVDRVAAQSECEVVADIAIPYPSQVFLTLFGLPLEDRDRLVAWKTSVIAISEAPSLEDADLTPALELVTYLTEAINARRANPGPDILSQLLTGDEPLDDAEIMGLAFLFVLAGLDTVTAAMSSAFLELARNPELRARLRDDPDQMGVFVEEIVRLEPPAPMVPRVTTAEVTIGDVTLPPDTMVRLCIAAINRDDSDEISTNDVVLDGKVHRHWGFGGGPHRCLGSHLARLELTLVVEEWLKRVPEFSVQPGYEPHIVFPANTFSLAAVPLTLG; translated from the coding sequence ATGGCCGCCGACCGGGGCGAGGGCTGGAAGGTGCTGCGCGACGCGGGTCGGGTCGTGCTGGTCGACGGAATCGCCTACCTCACCCATCGCGAGGACGTCCTCGCCGCGTTGCGAGACCCCGGGCTGTTCTCGTCGAAGAAGGCCTTCGACGTGCTTGGCAGCCCACTTCCCCTGGTACCGATTTCGTTCGACCCCCCGGAGCACACCCGGTTCCGAAAGATCCTGCAGCCCTTCTTCAGTCCCAGCACGTTGAAGGCCATGCTGCCGTCGCTGCAGGAACAGGCCATCGCGATCGTCGACCGGGTCGCTGCGCAGAGCGAGTGCGAGGTCGTCGCCGACATCGCGATCCCCTATCCCTCACAGGTGTTCCTCACGCTGTTCGGGTTGCCGCTGGAGGACCGCGACCGGCTCGTCGCGTGGAAGACGTCGGTCATCGCGATCTCCGAGGCGCCCTCGCTCGAGGACGCGGACCTGACGCCGGCGCTCGAACTGGTCACCTATTTGACCGAGGCGATCAACGCGCGGCGGGCGAACCCGGGGCCGGACATCCTGTCGCAGTTGCTCACCGGCGACGAACCCCTCGACGACGCCGAGATCATGGGCCTGGCCTTCCTCTTCGTCCTCGCCGGCCTCGACACCGTCACCGCGGCGATGAGCTCGGCCTTCCTCGAACTTGCCCGCAATCCGGAGCTGCGGGCCAGGCTGCGCGACGACCCCGACCAGATGGGGGTCTTCGTGGAGGAGATCGTGCGGTTGGAGCCGCCCGCACCGATGGTGCCCCGCGTCACCACCGCAGAGGTCACCATCGGTGACGTCACGCTGCCACCCGACACCATGGTGCGGCTGTGCATCGCCGCGATCAACCGCGACGACAGCGACGAGATCTCCACGAACGACGTCGTACTGGACGGAAAGGTACACCGGCACTGGGGCTTTGGCGGCGGCCCGCACCGCTGCCTCGGGTCGCACCTGGCGCGTCTGGAACTCACGCTCGTGGTCGAGGAGTGGCTCAAGCGCGTTCCCGAGTTCTCCGTTCAGCCCGGCTACGAACCGCACATCGTCTTCCCCGCCAACACCTTCTCCCTGGCAGCGGTGCCGCTCACGCTGGGCTGA
- a CDS encoding SDR family oxidoreductase, protein MHYGIEDRSALIVGGSKGIGFEVAKYLAAESARVAVMARTKADVDAAVETIRDSGGSAIGVVADVGNPDQVGDAVREVTAEHGPPLIVIGQAKYQRPGDFADITDVTVYRESFESHTMSQIVLLQAVLPAMKDAGWGRFVHIGSATAKEPAGNIHHAVANTSRPSTIGLLKTVADEYARYGITVNTVAPGWIETDNALAYLQQHLGASSDEERRDFMLTQARVPAARMGKPEEIASLIAYLCSEPAGYLTGSWIEVDGGLHRSAF, encoded by the coding sequence ATGCACTACGGGATCGAGGACCGGTCGGCGCTGATCGTCGGTGGCAGCAAGGGAATCGGCTTCGAGGTCGCGAAATACCTTGCCGCCGAGAGCGCTCGGGTCGCGGTGATGGCCCGCACGAAGGCCGACGTCGACGCTGCGGTCGAGACCATTCGCGACTCGGGCGGCTCCGCGATCGGCGTCGTCGCCGACGTCGGCAATCCTGACCAGGTGGGTGATGCGGTCCGCGAGGTGACCGCCGAGCACGGCCCGCCCCTCATCGTGATCGGCCAGGCGAAGTACCAGCGGCCGGGAGACTTCGCCGACATCACCGACGTCACCGTGTATCGCGAGTCCTTCGAGTCGCACACGATGAGCCAGATCGTGCTCCTGCAGGCGGTACTCCCGGCGATGAAGGACGCCGGCTGGGGCCGCTTCGTCCACATCGGGTCGGCGACCGCCAAGGAGCCGGCGGGAAACATCCACCATGCGGTGGCCAACACCAGTCGACCGTCCACGATCGGCCTGCTGAAGACCGTGGCCGACGAATACGCCCGCTACGGCATCACGGTCAACACCGTGGCACCCGGCTGGATCGAGACCGACAACGCGCTGGCCTACCTTCAGCAGCATCTGGGCGCCAGCAGTGACGAAGAGCGGCGCGACTTCATGCTGACCCAGGCCCGGGTACCCGCGGCCCGCATGGGCAAGCCCGAGGAGATCGCGTCGCTTATCGCCTATCTCTGCTCGGAGCCTGCGGGATACCTCACCGGCAGCTGGATCGAGGTCGACGGTGGACTGCACCGCTCGGCGTTCTAA
- a CDS encoding mycofactocin-coupled SDR family oxidoreductase: MGSLDGRVVFITGAARGQGRSHAVMCAEQGANIVGLDICEDLDVVPYKLATYDDLEETARLVEKTGQEMHFEKADVRDLAAVQRVFDAGVERFGHIDTVLANAGVVLTNADERDASEALRLGLDIMLIGVWNAFQVAIPHLKERGEGGNLVATSSMIALLDLTDGRGGSDSYLMSKVAIVGLVRAYAAMLAADRIRVNAVAPTNCATPMILENPALFKVIEESPHIVNAVQTALPDIPLIEPRDVSNAIIFLISDAGRSFTGSMLKVDAGMDVRRG, translated from the coding sequence ATGGGTTCTCTCGATGGCCGGGTCGTCTTCATCACCGGCGCTGCCCGCGGACAGGGTCGATCGCACGCCGTCATGTGCGCCGAACAGGGTGCGAACATCGTCGGGCTCGACATCTGTGAGGACCTCGACGTCGTCCCCTACAAGCTCGCGACCTACGACGACCTCGAGGAGACCGCCCGCCTGGTCGAGAAGACCGGCCAGGAGATGCACTTCGAGAAGGCCGACGTCCGCGACTTGGCCGCAGTGCAAAGGGTTTTCGACGCGGGCGTCGAGCGGTTCGGCCACATCGACACCGTGCTCGCCAACGCCGGGGTGGTCCTGACCAACGCCGACGAACGCGACGCGTCCGAGGCGCTGCGGCTGGGCCTGGACATCATGCTGATCGGCGTGTGGAACGCCTTCCAGGTCGCGATTCCGCACCTGAAGGAGCGCGGCGAAGGCGGCAATCTGGTCGCGACGAGCTCCATGATCGCGCTCCTGGACCTGACCGACGGCCGCGGCGGCAGCGACTCGTACCTGATGTCCAAGGTCGCGATCGTCGGCCTGGTCCGCGCCTACGCGGCCATGCTCGCGGCCGACCGCATCCGCGTCAACGCGGTGGCGCCGACCAACTGTGCGACGCCGATGATCCTGGAGAATCCCGCACTGTTCAAGGTCATCGAGGAGAGTCCCCACATCGTCAACGCGGTGCAGACGGCGCTGCCCGACATCCCGCTGATCGAACCCCGCGACGTCAGCAACGCGATCATCTTCCTCATCAGCGATGCGGGCCGCTCGTTCACGGGAAGCATGCTCAAGGTGGATGCGGGCATGGACGTGCGGCGCGGTTAG